Part of the Flavobacterium alkalisoli genome is shown below.
TGGATTATTCCTTATAAAAAACACGTTTTACCCGTTGGGAAATACTGGTTAAAATCTCATAGGGTATGGTTCCCAGTGCGTTTGCCATTTCCACAACGGTAGGGGCATTGCCAAAAATTACGGCCCTGTCACCTTCTTTGCAGTCTATATGGGTAACATCTACCATCATCATATCCATAGAAATGGTTCCGGTAATAACCGCCTTCTGGCCTTTTATAATGACATAGCCTTTTTCGTTACCCCAACTTCGAGGTATGCCATCGGCATATCCTATAGGCAGGGTAGCGGTGCGTATTTTTTTGTCGGCCATAAACCTGCGGCTGTATCCTACGCTTTCTCCCGGTTCAATATCCTTTATCTGGAGGATAACGGTTTTAAGCGTGCCTACGTTTTCAAGCGATCTGCGTTCCTCGGCATCATTGCCCACGCCGTAGAGTCCTATGCCCAGGCGCACCATGTTAAACTGATGTTCGGGGAAATTATAAATGCCCGATGTGTTTAATATATGACGAATAGGGTTGATACCTAAAGCATCGATTATTTTTTGTGAACGGTTACTGAATTTCTCAATCTGTTCCAATGTGAAATCCCTGTACTGTGGAACATCGCTTGACGACAGGTGGGAGAAAATACTCTTAACCGAAACGAAGTTGTTGTTTTTAAGCAGGTCGATAAGTTCGTCCAGCTGATGGGCCTCAAACCCTAAACGGTGCATGCCGGTATCCAGTTTTATATGGATAGGATAGTCCGATAGGTTTTTTTGCTGTGCAATGGCTATAAAGGCCCTAAGCTCCCTTGCCGAATAGACTTCGGGTTCCAGGTTGTAGGCAATCATGGCATTAAAGGCACTGGCCTCAGGGTTCATTACTATAATGGGAGTGCTTATACCTGCATTGCGAAGGGCAATACCTTCGTCGGCAAAGGCCACACCCAGATAATCCACTTTATGGTGCGAAAGCAGTTTGGCAATTTCATAGCTGCCACTGCCGTAACCAAAAGCCTTTACCATAACCATAATCTTGGTTTCGGGTTTTAGTTTTGCACGGTAAAAATTAAGGTTGTGCACTATTGCATTGAGGTTTATCTCAAGGACCGTTTCGTGGGTCTTTTCTTCAAGCAGTACAACGATTTCCTCAAAACGGAAACTCCTTGCCCCCTTAACCAAAATGGTCTCGTTGCTAAAACTGTTAGCATTGTATTGGGCTAAAAATTCCTGAGTGGTTTTGTAGCTTATAAAATTCGGAAAATCCGATAGCCTTTTGCTTATCGTTTCGCCTATGCCGATTACCCTGCTAATATTATTAGCAGCCAAAAGGCGGCTTACTTTAGCATAGAGTTCCTCTACGGCAAATCCGCTCTGGAAAACATCCGAAAGGATAATGGTTTTCTTTTTATGGGTTTTGTGCTGTTCTAAAAAGTCAAGCGCTATTTTTAGAGATTGGTAGTCAGAACTGTAACTGTCGTCTATAATGGTGCAGTCGTTAATGCCGCTTTTTACCTGTAGGCGCATTTCCACCGGATACAGTCCGGCAAGGCGCTCCCTTATGGCTTCGTGGTTGTATCCCAAATGCAACAGCAGCATAAGGCAGGTTATGGCATTTTCTACGAATGCCTCATCAAAAAACGGAATTACAACTTCAAAATTGTCGCCATTGTATTTTACGGAAAGTAATGTCCCCTCTGGGGTTGACTGTCTGTTAAGGTTTACATCGGCATCATTATTAAAACTCCAGGTAAAAGTTTTTTTACCGTTCAGTTCCTGTAAAACGGCATCGTCCTTTTTAAGGATAACAATATCTGAATCTTTAAACAGTTTGACTTTTTCCTGTATTTTCTGCTGCCTGTCGGTAAAGCCTTCATCATGTGCACCGCCGATATGGGTAAGTATTCCTATACCGGGTTTTATTATGGCTGCCAGTTTTTCCATTTCGCCCGAAGTGGAAATTCCTGCCTCAAAAATACCTAAATTGTGTTTTTCGTTTATACCGATAACCGAAAGCGGCACACCTACCTGAGAGTTGTAGCTTTTAGGGCTTCGGATAATATTATAATCGGGGCTTAAAAGGTAGTTAAGCCATTCCTTTACTATGGTCTTGCCGTTACTGCCCGTTACCCCAATAACCGGAAAACTGAAAAGCCCGCGGTAGTAAACCGCAAAATCCTGAAGTGCTTTCAGGGTGTTTTCCACTACAAAAAAATTGGCTTTTCCTTTGGTGTCGGCAGGTATATGGGTAACAACAAAATTGAGTACTCCTTTAGCGATAAGTTCAGGTATGTAGTAATGTCCGTCGCGGTTTTGTCCCGGCAGGGCAAAAAATAATGTTCCGGCATTGTTTTGCAGCGAACGGCTGTCTATAGAAACATTGTCAATTTCCATATCGGGCTGTATGCCTTCGAAATGAGGGTTGACAGCCTTTATGATATTGTTTGTTTTTATGCTCAAGGGTAATGTATTTTAGTTTCTTTACAAAAGGCCTTCTTTGTCTTCCTTTTTAGATTCTTTTGCCTGCTCTTTCATCGCCCTGAAAAAAGCCGCCCTGCTAAGGGGCTCATATTCTTCGGTTTCGCCAAGCAGTACCAGTTTGTCGTTTTGCGCTTTACGGAAGCTGTAATTGGCCAGGTTTCCGGTGCGGGTACAAACCGCATGTACTTTAGTAACATATTCGGCTGTTGCCATAAGTGCGGGCATGGGGCCAAAAGGATTGCCTTTAAAATCCATGTCAAGTCCGGCTACAATAACCCTTATGCCGTTGTTGGCAAGGTCGTTGCAAACCGATACGATCTCATCATCAAAAAACTGGGCTTCGTCTATACCTACCACATCACACCCCTGTGCTAACAGGCGCAGCATGGAGGCCGATTCTACCGGAGTGGAGCGTATTTCGTTTGCGTCGTGCGACACTACCATGTCATCATTGTAGCGGGTGTCTATAGTGGGTTTAAAAATCTCCACACGCTGGCGGGCAAACTGTGCCCTTTTTAAACGGCGTATAAGTTCTTCGGTTTTCCCCGAAAACATCGAGCCGCAGATGACTTCAATCCACCCAAATTGTTCTTTATGATTTACTGTATTTTCGAGAAACATTTTGTATTTTTCAGGCTGTAAAACAGAAATGTTTTATGTTACTTTGTATTTAAACAAATTTATTAAAAAAGTATTGCGCCACTCTTTATTGTTCCAAAAGTTATGAAGAAAAAATTAGAAGCAGAATTGATAAGCATTGCACACAGGATACTGAAGCTTAAGAATAAGGCAGAGATAGAGCAGCTGCAGCAGGAAACGCTTAAGCTGTATGAAAAACTGTCGGTGCTTAAATTTGTAGAGGAGAATTTTCATGATGTAAAGCCTACCATAGGCTATGCTTCTGCAGAGGAGAAGCTGGAAGATATTTACGGGGTAAAAGAAGATACGGAAAAACCGGACGCCGTTAAGGAAGCTCCTGCCGATGCCGGAGAGCCTAAAAAAGAACCGGGAGAGGCAGAAAAAGAGGCTGCTGCCGAGAGTGAAGAGGAAACCGTTGAAGTCAAAGGCGAGGTTAAAGAGGAAGAGAATAAAGAAGAAACCCCTGAGCCGGAGCAACAGATTGAGCTTGAAAAAACCGAAGAGGAACTTGAAGCGATGGAAGAGTCTGTTGAGGCGGTGTATGAAAAAGAACAGGACAGTACCGAAGATGAAGAAGAACAGGCTGCCGATGCCGAAATGATAACCCTTGAGCCGGAAGCGGATGTTGAGGTAGAGAAATCGGATGTTGGTTTTGAGTTTGCCTTTGAAAGAAAAGCCGCTCCGGAGGAACCGAAAGAAGAGCCTAAAAAGGAAATCGGGATAGACGATTTTCATGATTACGTAGAGCCTGAATTTGTAAAGAAATCAGACTTTGAAGCTCCGAAACAGGAAGAACCAAAAGAGGAACCTGTAGCAGAAACTCCTGGCGAGCCTGTGTTTGAACCTGTAAAAGAAGAGCCAAAAGCGGAAGAACCTAAAAAAGAAGACAGTTGGGCACCTTCATCATCAAGATCTTTAAACGATACGTTTGCCAAAACCATTACATTAGGGTTAAACGACCGTATTGCTTTTGAGAAACATCTTTTTGGCGGCAGTGCCGATGATCTTAACCGTGTGGTTTCGCAGCTTAATACTATCAATACCTATGATGAGGCCAAAACGTTTATAAACGACCTTATCAAGCCTGATTATAACAACTGGGAAGGGAAAGAGGAGTATGAAGAGCGTTTCTTCCAACTGGTTGAAAAAAGATTTGATTAATGTCTAAGCTATACATAGTACCCACGCCGATAGGCAATCTGGAGGATATGACCTTCAGGGCAATTAAAGTGCTTAAGGAAGCCGACCTGATACTGGCGGAAGACACCCGTACCAGCGGTAAGCTGATGAAGCATTTTGAAATTGCCACCCACATGCAGAGCCACCACATGCACAACGAGCACAAAACCGTTGAGAATATTGTAAAGCGCCTGCAAATGGGGGAGACCATTGCCCTTATTTCGGATGCGGGTACACCTGCTATTTCCGATCCCGGATTTTTGCTTACACGTGCCTGTGTGGAAAACAATATACCTGTAGAATGCCTGCCGGGTGCTACGGCTTTCGTGCCTGCCCTGGTAAACAGCGGATTGCCAAACGACAAGTTTGTTTTTGAAGGTTTCCTGCCTGATAAAAAGGGAAGGCAAACGCGCTTTTTAGCCCTTGCCGAAGAAACCCGTACCATGATATTTTATGTGTCGCCGCACAAACTTGTTAAAACCCTTGGCGAGTTTGTACAGTATTTTGGAGAAGACAGGCCGGTATCGGTTTCACGTGAGTTGAGTAAACTGCATGAGGAAACGGTGCGTGGTACAGCTACTGAAGTACTGGAGCACTTTACCAAAAAAGAGCCAAAAGGCGAAATAGTGGTTATTGTGGGGGGTAAACCCGAGGTGAAGAAGGGTAAAAAAGATAGGAATAGCGAAGAGTAACTTTTTTTTGTGTAGTTATGGACTTTTTACAGGAGCTCCATTTCAGGAGAGATTTCTTTCATAATAATTTTTCAATCAGGCCTGAAGTCAGAAGGCTTGATACACGCTTTGAGATTTTTAAAATTAGTTGTCCTGTTTGTGGTTATCTTACTCTTAAGCAAAGATGTGCGTATGATATATGTTGGCTTTGTTTTTGGGAAGATGACGGAACCGATAATTTTGATTCTGAAATTGCAAAAGGAGGGCCTAATGGCAATATGACATTATCTGAAGCGAGGACTATTTTTCTTAATTCAAAAAGGCAATTAATGGATTTGGATTTTATGAAGGATGATATAAGGAATACCATTAAATTAAAAATGATTTTTCTCGATAATCTTATACTAAATAATAATTCTAAAAATGATATTTTAAAAGCTCATGAAGAGCTTATTGCTGTTTTTGAAGGGAATAGTATTACGGGACTTGATTCTTTATTCAGACAATAAAAAAACCGGAAAACTAATTTTCCGGTAAAGGTATGTGCTGGTAATTATCCCAAAAAGTATCGTTAGGGTTTTTATTGAACTTCTCCAGTTTTTCCCAAAAAGGTGTTCTTGTAAAATCTATATCTGCATAGTCTTTTTCTTCAGTAAGGTAATTGTATACAGTAGTGGTTATGTCTTTTGTGTTATTCCATTTTCGTGTAGCCGAACTTAATACCCACTTATCATTAATGTTTACAAAGTTTCTTTCCAGATAGCTTGTTTTACTTTTATCATACATTTCAATTACTTTTACAATTCCATATGTTTTCTTGTCCGCATATACTGTGACAAACTTGTCTGTATAGTCTTTGTCAGTACTATATTCCAATATATAGCATTCGTGTCCGTTTATTGTTGTTGTACCTTCAATAGATATATCGTAGTTTTTTAACCTGCCTTTTTTAAGATAGTCAGGTTTGTAAAGCAACAGGTTATTCATTCTTATTCCCCATAAATCTATCGAGCCTTTTTTTGTTAACTCTTCTGCTGCTTGTGTATATGTTACCACCCTGCTTTTATAAACGAGTGCTTTAGTGTTATGTTCTCCGTTATGTTTTAGTTTTCCGTAATATTCCTGTATCAGGTCAATATCTTTCCAGTTATCATCATATTGCACTACACGTGTAAAATATTCATAGTAGGCGGGGTCTACATCATGATTGTTTTTAAGGTTTTCTGCTACTTTAAGGGCTATATCATATCCTGTATTTTCTTTGCCTATCACAACCTCATTAAGCTGCATTGAACCTTCCTCTAAAATGATGCTTTTAGGAAAGTCGCTCGTTATTTTAATTTCTCTAGGTTGGTAGCTAAGGTGTGATATCAGTAATGTTTTGTCGGTGTCCGGATTGATAACTATGTAAAAATCGCCCGATTCGTTTGAGAGAGTAGATTTTTTGCTTTCGGGAATGTAAATATTAGCAAAGGCTACAGAGTTGTTGTTGCTGTCGGTTAATTTTGATTTGATAGCTGTTTGCGCTGCTACTGAAAAAGAAATGATTAATAGTAGAAAGTGTAAGATGTGTTTTTTCATTAAAGTAATTTTAGTTAGTAAAAATTGCTTTTCGGTTGGCAAAGCCCGTGCCAATGGTTACATTTGGGGAATAAACTTTTCTACATGCGCTGGACCCTCAAATCTAAACCCGATTCTCAAAAAGTAAAACATTTAATGCAGGTGCTTCAAATTGATGAGGTTGTAGCCTCATTGTTGGTGCAGCGTGGTATTGAAACTTTTGAGGAAGCAAAAACATTTTTTCGTCCGCATTTAAGTGATTTGCATGATCCGTACCTTATGAAAGACATGGATAAGGCGGTTATGCGTATTGAAAAAGCTATTGCCGATGGAGAAAACATTATGGTTTTTGGCGATTATGATGTGGATGGTACTACTGCTGTGTCGTTAGTTTCTTCTTATCTAAGGTCATTCTATCCGAATGTAGCTACCTATATTCCCGACAGGTATAAGGAAGGCTATGGGGTGTCTGATGCGGGAATCGACTTTGCAGACGACAATGGCATTACCCTTATTGTTGCCTTGGACTGTGGGATAAAATCAATTGATAAGGTTGAGTATGCCAAATCTAAAGGGATAGACTTTATTATCTGCGACCACCACCGCCCGGGTGATGAATTACCGGATGCGGTTGCGGTTTTAGATCCCAAACGTGCCGACTGTAATTATCCGTATGATGAACTTTGCGGTTGTGGAGTAGGGTTTAAGCTGGTACAGGCACTGTCAGAGAGGAGAGGGCAAACTATTACTGATCTTGTTCCTTATCTTGACCTTGTGGCCACTGCTATAGCTGCCGATATTGTCCCTATAACAGGGGAGAACCGCGTACTTGCCACCTTTGGTTTGGATATTATTAATACTTTCCCCAGGCCGGGCATACAGGCGCTTATTCAAAATGTAAAAAAGCAAAAACTAACCATAAGCGATGTGGTGTTTATTATTGCACCGCGTATTAATGCTGCAGGGCGTATTTATCACGGTAACAAAGCAGTTGAACTGCTTACCGAATTCAATTTGGAGCAGGCAGAAGAGTTTGCTTCACAGATTGAAGGCCTTAATACCGATCGTAAGGATTTGGATAAGCAAATCACCACCGAAGCGCTTATGCAGATTGAAACCAACAATGAACAGGAGCGATTTTCTACAGTGGTGTATGATGAGAACTGGCACAAGGGGGTGATAGGTATAGTCGCATCCCGCCTGATAGAAACCTATTACAGGCCAACACTGGTTTTTACCAAGAGCGGTGAAAAGCTGGCTGCTTCCGCGCGTTCTGTAAAGGATTTTGATATTTACAATGCACTGGAAGCCTGTGCTGATTATTTAGAGCAGTTTGGCGGGCATATGTATGCAGCCGGGTTAACGTTAAAGGAAGAACAGTTTGCCGGGTTTAAGCAAAAGTTTGAGGAAGTGGTTTCGACCACCATCGCTCCTGAACTTTTAATTCCGGAAGTTGCTGTTGATGCCGAAATTGATTTTATAGATATAACTCCGAAATTTTTCAGAATTCTCAAACAGTTTGAGCCTTTTGGTCCCGGTAATATGACTCCGGTTTTCCTTTCTCGTGGTTTAAGGGATACCGGTTATGGTAAACCTATAGGAGCTGATGAAACGCATCTGAGACTGTTTATAAAACAGGGAGAAGGAG
Proteins encoded:
- a CDS encoding CPCC family cysteine-rich protein; this encodes MDFLQELHFRRDFFHNNFSIRPEVRRLDTRFEIFKISCPVCGYLTLKQRCAYDICWLCFWEDDGTDNFDSEIAKGGPNGNMTLSEARTIFLNSKRQLMDLDFMKDDIRNTIKLKMIFLDNLILNNNSKNDILKAHEELIAVFEGNSITGLDSLFRQ
- the recJ gene encoding single-stranded-DNA-specific exonuclease RecJ translates to MRWTLKSKPDSQKVKHLMQVLQIDEVVASLLVQRGIETFEEAKTFFRPHLSDLHDPYLMKDMDKAVMRIEKAIADGENIMVFGDYDVDGTTAVSLVSSYLRSFYPNVATYIPDRYKEGYGVSDAGIDFADDNGITLIVALDCGIKSIDKVEYAKSKGIDFIICDHHRPGDELPDAVAVLDPKRADCNYPYDELCGCGVGFKLVQALSERRGQTITDLVPYLDLVATAIAADIVPITGENRVLATFGLDIINTFPRPGIQALIQNVKKQKLTISDVVFIIAPRINAAGRIYHGNKAVELLTEFNLEQAEEFASQIEGLNTDRKDLDKQITTEALMQIETNNEQERFSTVVYDENWHKGVIGIVASRLIETYYRPTLVFTKSGEKLAASARSVKDFDIYNALEACADYLEQFGGHMYAAGLTLKEEQFAGFKQKFEEVVSTTIAPELLIPEVAVDAEIDFIDITPKFFRILKQFEPFGPGNMTPVFLSRGLRDTGYGKPIGADETHLRLFIKQGEGEGFGAIGFGLASKMNIACGGELFDAVYSIEENEWNGNVTLQLRLRDIRCEE
- a CDS encoding carboxypeptidase-like regulatory domain-containing protein — its product is MKKHILHFLLLIISFSVAAQTAIKSKLTDSNNNSVAFANIYIPESKKSTLSNESGDFYIVINPDTDKTLLISHLSYQPREIKITSDFPKSIILEEGSMQLNEVVIGKENTGYDIALKVAENLKNNHDVDPAYYEYFTRVVQYDDNWKDIDLIQEYYGKLKHNGEHNTKALVYKSRVVTYTQAAEELTKKGSIDLWGIRMNNLLLYKPDYLKKGRLKNYDISIEGTTTINGHECYILEYSTDKDYTDKFVTVYADKKTYGIVKVIEMYDKSKTSYLERNFVNINDKWVLSSATRKWNNTKDITTTVYNYLTEEKDYADIDFTRTPFWEKLEKFNKNPNDTFWDNYQHIPLPEN
- a CDS encoding bifunctional UDP-N-acetylmuramoyl-tripeptide:D-alanyl-D-alanine ligase/alanine racemase yields the protein MSIKTNNIIKAVNPHFEGIQPDMEIDNVSIDSRSLQNNAGTLFFALPGQNRDGHYYIPELIAKGVLNFVVTHIPADTKGKANFFVVENTLKALQDFAVYYRGLFSFPVIGVTGSNGKTIVKEWLNYLLSPDYNIIRSPKSYNSQVGVPLSVIGINEKHNLGIFEAGISTSGEMEKLAAIIKPGIGILTHIGGAHDEGFTDRQQKIQEKVKLFKDSDIVILKKDDAVLQELNGKKTFTWSFNNDADVNLNRQSTPEGTLLSVKYNGDNFEVVIPFFDEAFVENAITCLMLLLHLGYNHEAIRERLAGLYPVEMRLQVKSGINDCTIIDDSYSSDYQSLKIALDFLEQHKTHKKKTIILSDVFQSGFAVEELYAKVSRLLAANNISRVIGIGETISKRLSDFPNFISYKTTQEFLAQYNANSFSNETILVKGARSFRFEEIVVLLEEKTHETVLEINLNAIVHNLNFYRAKLKPETKIMVMVKAFGYGSGSYEIAKLLSHHKVDYLGVAFADEGIALRNAGISTPIIVMNPEASAFNAMIAYNLEPEVYSARELRAFIAIAQQKNLSDYPIHIKLDTGMHRLGFEAHQLDELIDLLKNNNFVSVKSIFSHLSSSDVPQYRDFTLEQIEKFSNRSQKIIDALGINPIRHILNTSGIYNFPEHQFNMVRLGIGLYGVGNDAEERRSLENVGTLKTVILQIKDIEPGESVGYSRRFMADKKIRTATLPIGYADGIPRSWGNEKGYVIIKGQKAVITGTISMDMMMVDVTHIDCKEGDRAVIFGNAPTVVEMANALGTIPYEILTSISQRVKRVFYKE
- the rsmI gene encoding 16S rRNA (cytidine(1402)-2'-O)-methyltransferase, with protein sequence MSKLYIVPTPIGNLEDMTFRAIKVLKEADLILAEDTRTSGKLMKHFEIATHMQSHHMHNEHKTVENIVKRLQMGETIALISDAGTPAISDPGFLLTRACVENNIPVECLPGATAFVPALVNSGLPNDKFVFEGFLPDKKGRQTRFLALAEETRTMIFYVSPHKLVKTLGEFVQYFGEDRPVSVSRELSKLHEETVRGTATEVLEHFTKKEPKGEIVVIVGGKPEVKKGKKDRNSEE
- a CDS encoding thymidine kinase; the protein is MFLENTVNHKEQFGWIEVICGSMFSGKTEELIRRLKRAQFARQRVEIFKPTIDTRYNDDMVVSHDANEIRSTPVESASMLRLLAQGCDVVGIDEAQFFDDEIVSVCNDLANNGIRVIVAGLDMDFKGNPFGPMPALMATAEYVTKVHAVCTRTGNLANYSFRKAQNDKLVLLGETEEYEPLSRAAFFRAMKEQAKESKKEDKEGLL